One window of the Rhodococcus sovatensis genome contains the following:
- the nhaA gene encoding Na+/H+ antiporter NhaA: protein MTIPMQTRLRRIAASESSSAIALLAATLLAIAWANSSPESYDHFWHTYIGIDVGSVGLEMSLQHWVNDAVMVLFFFLVTLEVKKDFVLGDLRDWHQASLPVVAALCGLAVPAVIFVLITAGTPDVGAWGVVISTDTAFVVGILAAFGSRLPVQLRVFLLTLAVVDDVGALIVIAIVYTDSLDVAWLAVAVGVSTVVYLVQRFRVWRGAVYGVLGVILWFAILQSGIHATIAGVVLALLLPVFPPKRDRVDRAETLTQGFRRTPNAEKGRAAAEGILSAVSVNDRFQLSFHRIVGFVVVPVFALANAGVVITSESLQHAFSSTLTWGVIIGLVVGKFIGVTASALLGRIVGVGELPPALHARHIASGSLLTGIGFTISLFIVDLAIDDPVAQSDARIGIITASLVAALAAIVALWCTARFDAAHAPGRIELVRRIDPRRDHVVGPDDAVYTLVEYGSFGSLDDLGTQEILDEVIAEFEGDIMFVFRHIRPDAAGAPEQTAEALEVVASQSPRLFWSMRRDLNRISEESALDVRSLLRATVNVGANLSRMENDLRRGARRARVQEDFLDAESMGLTKGPVLFVNGVIYTGPMEADAVIAELRATLPAARAAGVTRPIGKETVDNERARTQ from the coding sequence ATGACGATCCCGATGCAGACCCGTCTGCGCCGCATAGCGGCGTCCGAAAGCTCGAGCGCTATCGCTCTACTCGCTGCTACCTTGCTTGCGATAGCCTGGGCGAACTCCTCACCGGAGAGCTACGACCACTTCTGGCACACCTACATTGGCATCGACGTCGGCAGTGTGGGGCTGGAAATGTCGTTGCAGCATTGGGTCAACGACGCCGTCATGGTGCTGTTCTTCTTCCTCGTCACCCTCGAAGTGAAGAAGGACTTCGTATTGGGCGACCTGCGCGACTGGCACCAGGCAAGTCTCCCCGTCGTCGCTGCATTGTGCGGACTCGCGGTGCCGGCGGTGATTTTCGTGCTCATCACCGCCGGCACCCCGGATGTCGGAGCCTGGGGCGTCGTGATTTCGACCGACACCGCATTCGTGGTCGGCATCCTTGCTGCGTTCGGCTCCCGACTGCCGGTACAGCTACGCGTATTCCTTCTCACGCTCGCCGTCGTCGACGATGTCGGTGCACTGATCGTGATCGCGATCGTCTACACCGATTCTCTCGACGTCGCCTGGCTCGCAGTGGCTGTGGGAGTTTCCACGGTTGTCTATCTGGTCCAACGGTTCCGGGTATGGCGGGGCGCTGTCTACGGTGTGCTCGGCGTCATTCTTTGGTTCGCCATCCTCCAGTCTGGAATCCATGCCACGATCGCCGGGGTTGTGCTTGCGTTGCTGTTGCCGGTGTTCCCGCCGAAACGCGATCGCGTGGATCGAGCAGAGACCCTCACTCAGGGGTTCAGACGAACACCGAACGCCGAGAAGGGACGAGCTGCCGCCGAGGGGATCCTCAGTGCCGTGTCGGTCAACGACCGATTCCAGCTCTCGTTTCACCGCATTGTCGGGTTCGTGGTAGTGCCGGTGTTCGCCCTCGCCAACGCCGGTGTGGTGATCACCTCGGAATCGCTGCAGCACGCGTTCAGCTCGACGCTGACGTGGGGCGTGATCATCGGCCTCGTCGTCGGCAAGTTCATCGGGGTGACGGCATCGGCCCTTCTCGGCCGTATCGTGGGCGTCGGTGAACTCCCGCCGGCGCTGCACGCCCGCCATATCGCCTCGGGGTCGCTGCTGACAGGAATCGGTTTCACGATCTCGTTGTTCATCGTGGACCTCGCCATCGACGACCCGGTCGCACAGTCCGACGCGCGCATCGGCATCATCACGGCTTCCCTCGTCGCCGCGTTGGCAGCGATCGTCGCACTGTGGTGTACGGCACGGTTCGACGCCGCGCATGCCCCGGGACGAATCGAGTTGGTGCGTCGGATAGATCCTCGGCGGGATCATGTCGTGGGGCCGGACGACGCTGTCTACACGCTGGTGGAGTATGGCTCGTTCGGCAGTCTCGACGATCTGGGCACACAGGAGATTCTCGACGAGGTGATCGCCGAGTTCGAGGGCGACATCATGTTCGTCTTCCGGCATATCCGTCCGGATGCGGCGGGCGCGCCGGAGCAGACCGCCGAAGCCCTCGAAGTCGTTGCCTCTCAGTCGCCGCGGCTGTTCTGGAGTATGCGTCGAGATCTCAACCGTATAAGCGAGGAGAGCGCGCTTGACGTTCGCTCTCTGCTGCGTGCCACTGTCAACGTCGGGGCGAACCTCTCGCGGATGGAGAACGATCTGCGCCGCGGCGCGCGGCGCGCGCGGGTGCAGGAGGACTTCCTCGATGCCGAGAGCATGGGCTTGACGAAGGGGCCTGTGCTGTTTGTCAACGGCGTGATCTACACCGGCCCGATGGAGGCGGACGCCGTCATCGCCGAGCTGCGCGCGACGTTGCCCGCTGCGCGTGCAGCCGGCGTAACCCGCCCTATTGGCAAGGAAACCGTCGACAACGAGAGGGCGAGAACCCAGTGA
- a CDS encoding glutaminase, whose amino-acid sequence MIDYLHLLLESVGEDAGEVASYIPELANADPDRLAVAVATLDGEVYVAGDADTEFTIQSISKPFTYALAIADQGLDAVLERIDVEPSGDAFNEISLDPDTGRPRNPMINAGAIASHALVSGDDADARVERILDLYSRLAGRRLSIAEDVFESELSEADRNMALAYMLRTVKTLKGDPADVVRGYTRQCSVSVTVRDLARMASVLAAGGKTPDGDQVLDPAVNLQVLSVMATCGMYNSAGDWLTSVGIPAKSGVAGGLMGVLPGQVGIAVFSPRLDAHGNSTRGVRMFERMNHDLGLHLMAPVESAHSVSRRLVRESAAVHEISGDLHFIEAERVLRGFAQEPVGDTPVVVDLDRVHRANDIARRMLLEGIRRLYIDGHDVRIVDPWGVLGTAETGSGELVRGEQAHGGYVPAAFPDVASAVRG is encoded by the coding sequence ATGATCGATTACCTTCACCTGTTGCTCGAATCCGTCGGCGAGGACGCGGGCGAGGTCGCCTCGTACATCCCTGAGCTTGCGAATGCCGACCCAGACCGGCTCGCAGTCGCGGTTGCCACGCTCGACGGCGAGGTGTACGTGGCGGGTGATGCCGACACGGAGTTCACGATTCAGTCGATCTCGAAGCCGTTCACATACGCGCTCGCGATTGCCGACCAGGGCCTCGACGCAGTACTCGAACGCATCGATGTCGAGCCGTCCGGCGACGCATTCAACGAAATCTCCCTGGACCCCGATACCGGCCGGCCGAGAAACCCGATGATCAACGCGGGCGCGATCGCATCCCACGCGCTCGTGAGTGGCGACGACGCCGATGCGCGCGTCGAACGCATCCTCGATCTCTACAGTCGCCTCGCGGGCCGTCGGCTTTCGATCGCAGAGGACGTTTTCGAGTCCGAGCTTTCCGAAGCAGACCGCAACATGGCGCTTGCGTACATGCTGCGCACGGTCAAAACACTCAAAGGCGACCCCGCCGACGTGGTGCGCGGTTACACCCGGCAATGCTCGGTTTCGGTGACGGTGCGCGACCTCGCCCGCATGGCATCGGTGCTCGCCGCAGGCGGCAAGACACCTGACGGCGATCAGGTACTCGACCCCGCCGTCAACCTGCAGGTGTTGAGTGTCATGGCGACGTGCGGGATGTACAACTCCGCGGGCGATTGGCTGACCTCGGTCGGTATCCCCGCGAAGAGCGGTGTTGCCGGTGGCCTCATGGGCGTGCTGCCAGGCCAAGTCGGCATCGCTGTGTTCTCGCCCCGGCTCGATGCGCACGGCAACAGCACCCGCGGCGTGCGCATGTTCGAACGCATGAACCACGACCTGGGTCTGCACCTCATGGCCCCGGTGGAGTCCGCGCACTCGGTGTCCCGCCGACTGGTACGCGAGAGCGCTGCGGTGCACGAAATCTCGGGCGACCTCCACTTCATAGAGGCCGAGCGCGTCCTGCGCGGCTTCGCGCAGGAGCCTGTGGGCGATACACCCGTCGTCGTCGACCTCGACCGCGTGCACCGCGCCAACGACATCGCCAGACGCATGCTGCTCGAGGGCATTCGCCGCCTCTACATCGACGGCCACGACGTACGGATCGTGGACCCGTGGGGCGTGCTCGGCACCGCCGAGACCGGCTCGGGCGAGCTTGTCCGAGGGGAGCAGGCGCACGGCGGTTACGTGCCCGCAGCGTTCCCCGACGTCGCGAGCGCAGTACGCGGCTGA
- a CDS encoding SDR family oxidoreductase: MPSRIRRCSANRRPRFPTSVGITGSTISQNSSLITPTRVIEISSLTAPLKFGRHALGLSQRFEDSPIEDWSAVLDTNVAGTVALVQGLVPGLAREAELSGRADVLTIGSISDENSYDGATIYGVASAALKAFATHLRRELRPQRIRVANIAPGYVRSPWAEDLSLTADDYARLGPDLIAIEDVAEIADFVLRQPAGVAVHELVVVSTKQGWG; the protein is encoded by the coding sequence ATGCCCTCCAGAATTCGCCGGTGCTCGGCGAACCGCCGCCCACGTTTTCCCACGTCGGTGGGTATCACTGGCTCGACGATCTCCCAGAACTCGTCACTGATCACTCCCACGCGCGTCATCGAAATATCATCGCTGACAGCACCTCTCAAATTTGGGAGACACGCTCTAGGCCTCTCACAGAGGTTCGAGGACTCGCCGATCGAAGATTGGTCGGCGGTGCTCGATACGAACGTCGCCGGCACGGTCGCTCTGGTGCAGGGGCTCGTGCCCGGTCTCGCGCGCGAGGCCGAGTTGTCCGGGCGCGCCGACGTTCTCACGATCGGCTCGATAAGCGACGAGAATTCCTACGACGGTGCGACGATCTATGGCGTGGCATCGGCGGCACTGAAAGCCTTCGCAACACATCTGCGCCGTGAGCTACGGCCGCAGCGGATCAGGGTCGCCAACATCGCCCCCGGTTACGTGCGCTCGCCGTGGGCCGAGGATCTATCGCTCACCGCTGACGACTACGCACGCCTGGGCCCTGACCTCATCGCCATCGAGGACGTTGCCGAGATCGCCGACTTCGTCCTGCGACAACCCGCGGGCGTAGCCGTGCACGAACTCGTTGTCGTCTCGACCAAACAGGGTTGGGGGTAG
- a CDS encoding TetR/AcrR family transcriptional regulator: MARSSDQTKRAKLLDDIVDYVREHGVSDLSLRPLAAGLGTSSRMLLYYFGTKEELLKEVLLRASNVDLGENWMREVTDVNGLRLHLWLFWKAASVTEMSGSRLFVEMVGLASVGEGVYREIASAGIASVAESIAEAMIRCGCGRDRALANGTLAISGLRGLFEDRLINDAFERTESSAEKLIDFLVRDVEAAIAENKELL; the protein is encoded by the coding sequence ATGGCGCGTTCCTCTGACCAAACGAAGCGAGCTAAATTGCTCGACGACATAGTCGACTATGTACGCGAACATGGGGTCTCCGACCTGTCGCTTCGGCCGCTGGCCGCCGGGTTGGGCACCAGCTCACGCATGCTGTTGTACTACTTCGGTACGAAAGAGGAACTTCTGAAAGAGGTGCTGCTTCGGGCGTCGAACGTCGACCTCGGCGAGAATTGGATGCGCGAGGTCACCGACGTGAACGGCTTGCGTCTGCACCTGTGGTTGTTCTGGAAGGCCGCGTCCGTCACGGAGATGAGCGGTTCGAGATTGTTCGTGGAGATGGTCGGACTCGCATCGGTCGGCGAGGGGGTCTATCGCGAGATCGCCAGTGCAGGTATTGCGAGCGTGGCGGAGTCCATAGCCGAGGCGATGATTAGGTGTGGCTGTGGTCGAGATCGCGCCCTGGCGAATGGGACTCTGGCCATATCGGGGCTTCGGGGTCTGTTCGAGGATCGTTTGATCAATGACGCGTTCGAACGAACGGAAAGTTCGGCTGAGAAACTCATCGACTTTCTTGTTCGGGACGTCGAGGCGGCAATCGCAGAGAACAAAGAATTGTTGTAG
- a CDS encoding glycerate kinase: MTRILLAPDKFKGSLTALQVADALRDGMLSADPSLGIVSLPVADGGDGTVAAAVSAGWESVEVSCLGPTGLPVETSYARRGTSAVVELASAVGLELVDSLDPLGASTFGLGTVMAHALSAGADHIVLGLGGSASTDGGAGMLQALGARIRGANGNDVARGGGALRGATRLDLSGLHPTLHGARIQLARDVDNPLLGPTGASAVYGPQKGAGPQDLLYLDHAMKQWAHVVRSAIGRDLSGVAGAGAGGGAAFGALAVLGADVRPGIGTVLDLIEFHRRLATADLVVTGEGSLDEQSLHGKAPIGVALAARSAGVPVVTVSGRRTVGTDTLREYGVVDSYTLTDLEPDTDTSMRDAADLLRRIGEFIAMSPAIRSTIRTSEGVS, encoded by the coding sequence ATGACACGAATTCTGCTTGCACCGGACAAGTTCAAAGGATCGCTGACGGCGCTGCAGGTGGCCGATGCCCTCCGAGACGGCATGTTGTCGGCGGATCCGTCTCTGGGCATCGTGTCCCTTCCTGTCGCGGACGGCGGTGACGGTACCGTCGCCGCCGCGGTCTCCGCCGGTTGGGAATCTGTAGAGGTGTCCTGCCTCGGTCCGACGGGGCTGCCGGTGGAGACGTCGTATGCACGTCGAGGTACCTCCGCGGTCGTCGAACTGGCCTCTGCTGTCGGCCTCGAGCTCGTGGACTCCCTTGATCCGCTCGGTGCAAGCACGTTCGGACTCGGAACCGTGATGGCACATGCGTTGAGCGCCGGCGCCGATCACATCGTCCTCGGCCTCGGCGGGAGTGCGTCCACCGACGGAGGTGCCGGCATGCTTCAGGCGTTGGGAGCGCGGATCCGGGGCGCCAACGGCAACGACGTTGCACGAGGCGGAGGTGCGCTGCGTGGCGCCACACGACTCGACCTGTCAGGGCTGCATCCGACACTTCACGGTGCTCGCATTCAACTCGCGCGTGACGTCGACAATCCACTGCTGGGCCCCACCGGTGCGAGCGCTGTGTACGGTCCGCAAAAAGGCGCAGGACCGCAGGATCTGCTGTATCTCGATCATGCGATGAAGCAGTGGGCGCATGTCGTGCGATCAGCGATCGGCCGGGATCTCAGCGGTGTGGCCGGAGCAGGCGCCGGCGGCGGCGCCGCGTTCGGTGCGCTTGCGGTGTTGGGAGCCGACGTCCGCCCCGGTATCGGGACCGTCCTCGATCTGATCGAGTTCCATCGTCGCCTGGCAACTGCAGATCTCGTCGTGACGGGCGAAGGTTCGCTCGACGAGCAGTCGCTGCACGGCAAGGCACCGATCGGGGTAGCACTGGCGGCGCGCAGCGCAGGCGTGCCGGTCGTCACCGTGTCGGGACGGCGAACCGTCGGAACCGACACGCTGCGCGAATACGGCGTCGTCGATTCCTACACGTTGACCGATCTCGAACCCGACACCGATACATCCATGCGTGACGCGGCGGATCTGCTGCGTCGCATCGGGGAATTCATCGCCATGTCCCCCGCTATCAGATCCACCATCCGTACATCCGAGGGAGTTTCATGA
- a CDS encoding SDR family oxidoreductase → MPEVLTGRLALITGASGAIGSAISRRFVDEGIAVALLARNTRRLERLEDQLGNPDLTFRVRADVTEPFDLVEARDAIRDRFGRDPDLLVISAGLFLASSFENAIPSEWNTMIRTNVEGVLQTIQTFTDGLMAVGDARLPADIVVIGSATAEKRTTAFAVFSSISVAIAQLAKHLRDEFGSKGVRVHHVAPYYVTSQLGSEMAESAVFEEVQSWFEDYESIAPSSVADLVWLMTALPIRANLAEATIRAANS, encoded by the coding sequence GTGCCTGAAGTACTTACCGGACGTCTGGCCCTCATTACGGGCGCCAGCGGCGCGATCGGTTCGGCAATCTCCCGTCGCTTCGTCGACGAAGGAATTGCGGTTGCGCTGCTCGCGCGCAATACCCGACGTCTGGAGCGACTGGAGGACCAGCTCGGCAATCCCGACCTGACATTCAGGGTGCGCGCCGACGTCACCGAGCCGTTCGACCTCGTCGAAGCGCGCGACGCGATCCGGGACCGGTTCGGTCGAGATCCAGACCTTCTTGTCATCAGCGCGGGATTGTTCCTAGCCTCGTCGTTCGAGAACGCCATCCCCTCCGAGTGGAACACCATGATCCGCACGAACGTGGAGGGTGTGCTGCAAACGATCCAGACCTTCACCGACGGATTGATGGCAGTTGGAGACGCGCGCCTGCCGGCCGACATTGTCGTCATCGGGTCGGCGACCGCCGAGAAGCGCACGACCGCATTCGCCGTGTTCTCGTCGATCTCGGTGGCGATCGCGCAGCTCGCGAAGCACCTGCGAGACGAGTTCGGTAGCAAAGGAGTGCGCGTGCACCATGTGGCGCCCTACTACGTGACCTCGCAACTAGGCTCCGAGATGGCCGAGTCGGCGGTGTTCGAGGAAGTTCAGTCGTGGTTCGAGGACTACGAATCGATCGCCCCGAGTTCCGTCGCCGATCTTGTGTGGTTGATGACGGCGCTGCCGATACGAGCCAATCTGGCCGAAGCGACGATCCGGGCGGCGAACAGCTGA
- a CDS encoding SDR family NAD(P)-dependent oxidoreductase, with translation MSERSIHVVSGGASGIGLAIVHRLLARGDEVVVVDRSPAPDELGRDGVTYFQQDVSDLVGVAAAATRILNQYPRVASVVASAGLERVS, from the coding sequence GTGAGCGAACGCAGTATTCACGTCGTCAGCGGCGGCGCGTCGGGGATCGGTCTGGCGATCGTGCATCGATTGCTCGCGCGGGGTGACGAGGTTGTGGTCGTAGACCGGTCGCCCGCTCCCGATGAGCTCGGCCGGGACGGTGTCACGTATTTCCAGCAGGACGTCTCCGACTTGGTGGGTGTCGCAGCTGCAGCGACCCGCATCCTGAACCAATACCCGCGCGTCGCCTCGGTGGTGGCGTCCGCGGGCCTAGAGCGTGTCTCTTAA
- the alc gene encoding allantoicase, which produces MSTTDFTLLTDLASRALGGSVSAANDELFAQRENLIRPEAPFFDPNEFGHKGKVYDGWETRRRRDEGGHDWAIVRLGAPGIVHGVVVDTAYFKGNYPPFVSVEAAFIEGYPSIEEVLKADWQTIVIKAPAEGDTANRYAVEDRHRWTHVRLSIYPDGGVARFRVHGQVVQDPRFLSGTVDLLAAENGGRLTECSDAFYSSPANIILPGRARNMGEGWENSRRRNGGNDFAIFELAAPGVPRHVVVDTSYYVGNAPGWIRLSAIDSRRRHKADHTAWTEILPRTAVQPDTRHRFLIDRLDAYTHLRLDVYPDGGLSRLRLFGELDGEARDTVDQAWQASASQLVASGKQ; this is translated from the coding sequence ATGAGTACCACCGACTTCACCCTGCTGACCGACCTCGCCTCGCGCGCGCTCGGCGGCAGTGTCTCCGCAGCCAACGACGAGCTGTTCGCGCAACGCGAGAATTTGATCAGACCCGAGGCGCCCTTCTTCGATCCGAACGAATTCGGGCACAAGGGCAAGGTTTACGACGGGTGGGAAACACGCAGGCGACGAGACGAGGGAGGCCATGACTGGGCCATAGTCCGCCTCGGTGCGCCTGGGATCGTGCACGGAGTCGTCGTCGACACGGCCTATTTCAAGGGCAACTACCCTCCGTTCGTGTCGGTGGAAGCTGCGTTCATCGAGGGCTATCCGTCGATCGAGGAGGTACTGAAGGCCGATTGGCAGACCATCGTCATCAAGGCACCGGCCGAGGGCGACACCGCCAATCGCTATGCAGTCGAGGACCGCCACCGATGGACGCACGTCCGGTTGTCGATCTATCCCGACGGCGGGGTAGCCCGGTTCCGCGTACACGGCCAGGTCGTGCAGGATCCGCGGTTCCTTTCCGGCACAGTCGATCTGCTGGCGGCCGAGAACGGCGGACGACTCACCGAGTGCTCCGACGCCTTCTATTCCTCCCCCGCGAACATCATCCTTCCTGGTCGCGCGCGCAACATGGGCGAAGGGTGGGAGAACTCTCGACGACGCAACGGCGGAAACGACTTCGCGATCTTCGAGCTCGCAGCCCCCGGAGTGCCGCGGCATGTGGTAGTCGACACAAGCTACTACGTGGGCAATGCTCCGGGATGGATTCGGCTCAGCGCCATCGACTCTCGTCGCCGCCACAAGGCCGACCACACTGCCTGGACCGAGATTCTTCCCCGCACGGCGGTACAGCCGGACACCCGTCATCGCTTCCTGATCGATCGACTCGACGCCTATACCCATTTGCGACTCGACGTCTATCCCGACGGCGGCCTATCCCGGCTGCGTCTGTTCGGAGAGCTCGATGGCGAGGCGCGCGACACCGTCGACCAGGCATGGCAGGCGTCGGCCTCGCAGTTGGTCGCGAGTGGAAAGCAATGA
- a CDS encoding LysR family transcriptional regulator, with amino-acid sequence MHRLRQFAAVADELSITRAAASLHLTQQAVSSTIKTLERDLKVRLFERSGRKMTLTPAGTRLFEGTQSLLDASRSLARATQESAAEGGDHLAVGYTPDVSSNELFDLTAPLRRRWPLATITVRHLLAEEIAAALKAGTIDVAYRRDPTTPTAMTTKIVSYTPLRVVVAASHRHARRPVLSLGDLTEDTLIVSGAPGSSAYTDFLVSVCRGAGFEPRLTTTRMRGVLPTSTVIGAKGFAFVTEEPGPHHRGQVVVVPIKDGPLAPMQAIWLQHTASRLVRELVSPSSGSNPIPDEHRELSGLITEHASNGHSTPRPSRPNHLRRRRAG; translated from the coding sequence ATGCATAGACTGCGGCAGTTTGCTGCTGTCGCCGACGAACTGAGCATTACCCGCGCCGCAGCCAGCCTCCACCTCACCCAACAAGCGGTCAGCAGCACCATCAAGACCCTCGAACGAGATCTGAAAGTCAGACTATTCGAGCGGTCGGGTCGAAAGATGACGCTGACGCCCGCAGGGACGAGACTCTTCGAAGGAACACAGTCACTCCTCGACGCAAGCCGATCACTTGCTCGCGCGACCCAAGAAAGCGCCGCCGAAGGAGGCGACCATCTTGCAGTCGGATACACGCCCGATGTGTCCTCGAACGAACTGTTCGACCTCACAGCCCCACTACGGCGCCGGTGGCCTCTGGCGACCATCACCGTACGTCACCTGCTCGCCGAGGAGATCGCCGCAGCGCTGAAAGCCGGCACGATTGATGTCGCGTACCGCCGAGACCCGACCACTCCTACTGCGATGACGACAAAGATCGTTTCGTACACACCACTGAGAGTCGTTGTCGCGGCGTCGCATCGGCATGCACGGCGACCCGTACTATCCTTGGGCGACCTCACGGAGGACACTCTGATCGTGTCCGGTGCACCAGGTTCCTCGGCATACACGGACTTTCTGGTGTCCGTGTGTCGTGGCGCAGGATTCGAACCACGCCTGACAACCACCCGCATGCGGGGCGTACTTCCGACGTCGACCGTGATCGGGGCGAAAGGGTTCGCGTTCGTGACAGAGGAGCCCGGGCCCCACCATCGTGGACAAGTCGTCGTTGTGCCGATCAAGGACGGACCACTCGCTCCGATGCAGGCGATATGGCTTCAGCACACAGCGTCTCGCCTCGTTCGCGAACTCGTCAGCCCCAGTAGCGGAAGTAATCCAATCCCGGATGAACACCGTGAGCTGAGCGGCCTAATCACCGAACACGCCTCGAATGGACATTCGACGCCTCGACCGTCTCGTCCGAACCATCTTCGACGACGCCGTGCAGGTTAG
- the allB gene encoding allantoinase AllB, translated as MRDTLDLLIRAPRAIVDGREIAVTVGVRAGRVVQLGSFDAVVEAIEVVELGSDEVLIPGLVDTHVHVNEPGRTEWEGFASATRAAEAGGITTIIDMPLNSIPPTVDVDALEIKREVAADQSVVNVGFWGGAVPGNLDQLRPLHDAGVFGFKCFLLHSGVDEFPPLSLPELEKALIEIASFDGLMIVHAEDAGVISSSPHPAGTAYAGFLESRPRAAENMAISQVIELSRRTGCRVHILHLSSSDALPMIATARRDGVRVTAETCPHYLCFDAEDIPAGATQFKCCPPIREAGNRELLWQGLSDGIIDTVVSDHSPSTVDLKRLDTGDFGDAWGGIASLQVSLAAVWTEASRRGFGLTDVVQWMATNTADQVGLTDRGRIAVGVVADLAVFAPDEEFTVDAARLHHKNAVTAYDKLGVRGVVRRAWLASPGLLVRA; from the coding sequence ATGAGGGACACTCTCGATCTGTTGATCAGAGCGCCGCGCGCGATCGTCGACGGCCGAGAGATCGCCGTTACGGTCGGCGTGCGCGCTGGACGAGTTGTTCAACTGGGTTCTTTCGATGCCGTGGTCGAAGCCATCGAGGTCGTCGAACTCGGCTCGGATGAGGTGCTGATCCCCGGACTCGTCGACACGCACGTGCACGTCAACGAACCGGGCCGCACCGAATGGGAGGGCTTTGCCTCAGCAACCCGGGCCGCAGAGGCCGGCGGGATCACGACCATCATCGACATGCCTCTCAACAGCATTCCGCCGACCGTCGACGTCGACGCACTCGAGATCAAGCGAGAGGTAGCGGCTGATCAGTCCGTTGTGAACGTCGGTTTCTGGGGTGGAGCAGTGCCCGGAAATCTCGATCAGCTGCGTCCGCTACACGATGCAGGTGTGTTCGGGTTCAAGTGCTTTCTGCTGCACTCCGGTGTCGACGAGTTCCCGCCGCTGTCATTGCCGGAACTCGAGAAGGCACTGATCGAGATCGCGTCGTTCGACGGGTTGATGATCGTCCACGCCGAGGATGCGGGCGTGATCTCCTCCTCGCCGCATCCCGCGGGGACCGCATACGCAGGGTTCCTCGAATCCCGTCCGCGCGCCGCGGAGAATATGGCAATTTCCCAGGTGATCGAGTTGTCCCGGCGCACGGGCTGCCGGGTTCACATTCTTCACCTGTCGAGTTCGGATGCACTTCCCATGATCGCCACAGCTCGACGGGACGGCGTCCGTGTCACCGCCGAGACGTGCCCGCACTACCTGTGCTTCGATGCCGAGGACATCCCCGCGGGTGCAACGCAATTCAAGTGCTGCCCGCCGATCCGGGAGGCCGGAAACCGAGAACTGCTGTGGCAGGGACTGTCCGACGGCATCATCGACACCGTCGTCTCCGACCACTCGCCCTCCACAGTCGATCTCAAGCGGCTCGACACCGGCGACTTCGGCGACGCCTGGGGCGGTATCGCTTCACTGCAGGTGTCGTTGGCCGCAGTCTGGACCGAGGCGTCACGTCGCGGGTTCGGCCTCACCGATGTCGTGCAATGGATGGCGACGAACACGGCCGATCAGGTCGGCTTGACCGACCGTGGCCGTATTGCGGTCGGTGTCGTTGCGGATCTGGCGGTCTTCGCACCCGACGAGGAATTCACTGTCGATGCGGCTCGGCTGCACCACAAGAATGCCGTCACGGCGTACGACAAGCTCGGCGTCCGTGGGGTCGTTCGTCGGGCGTGGCTCGCGTCGCCGGGCTTGCTCGTGCGTGCCTGA